In uncultured Bacteroides sp., one genomic interval encodes:
- a CDS encoding family 43 glycosylhydrolase, whose translation MKNKYIIISLLLSFALGSIAQKQNKLTKGNYYSNPIFSGDYPDPSIIREGDTYYIVHSSFEYYPGLLIWKSKDMINWTPVTNALYKNVGSVWAPDITKCNGRYYIYFPASDKNYVVSANSIEGPWSEPVELKVEGIDPGHFTDSNGKRFLYLNSGSYVPLTDDGLSVAGEVKHAYAGWPIPKDWSIELFALEGPKVTKRGEYYYLTVAQGGTAGPPTGHMIISARSKSPFGPWENSPYNPIIRTKSKSEQWWSKGHGTLIDDVNGNWWMIFHAYEKDYLNNGRQTLLQPIEWTSDDWFRIPKKIDTEKPIKKPFKTVEKSTFSLSDSFTGKSLGLQWKFFQEYDTTRFHFSGNSLDIKGKGGFTGNCSPLLCVPSDHSYTAEVEMTIEGEATGGLVLFYNNSANSGILANSNDVITNMRGWHFSSNPNVINRHVFLRLRNIENTVDMYYSTDGKNWIKGGSSVEVSSLNHNALSGFISLRIGLCAIGNGIVSFKNFKYEAVQQIGFENY comes from the coding sequence TTGAAAAATAAATATATTATTATCTCTCTTTTGCTTTCCTTTGCTTTGGGTTCCATAGCTCAAAAGCAAAACAAACTGACTAAAGGGAATTATTACTCAAACCCGATTTTTTCCGGCGATTACCCTGATCCAAGCATTATACGTGAAGGTGATACATACTACATCGTGCATTCGTCTTTTGAGTATTATCCCGGTTTATTGATTTGGAAATCAAAAGACATGATAAACTGGACACCCGTTACCAACGCCTTGTACAAAAATGTTGGTTCGGTTTGGGCTCCTGATATTACCAAATGTAATGGAAGATATTATATCTATTTTCCGGCAAGCGATAAAAATTATGTGGTAAGCGCCAATTCAATAGAAGGCCCCTGGAGCGAGCCGGTTGAACTGAAAGTGGAAGGGATTGATCCCGGGCACTTTACCGATTCTAATGGCAAACGTTTTCTGTATCTCAACAGTGGAAGTTATGTGCCTCTGACCGACGATGGACTTTCTGTTGCGGGTGAAGTGAAACATGCTTACGCTGGCTGGCCAATTCCTAAAGATTGGTCGATAGAACTTTTTGCACTCGAAGGACCAAAAGTGACCAAACGTGGAGAGTATTATTACCTTACTGTTGCCCAAGGTGGTACAGCAGGACCTCCAACGGGTCACATGATTATATCGGCCCGTTCAAAATCTCCTTTTGGTCCGTGGGAAAACTCACCCTATAACCCAATTATCCGAACAAAAAGCAAATCAGAACAATGGTGGTCGAAAGGTCATGGTACGCTGATTGATGACGTGAACGGGAATTGGTGGATGATTTTTCATGCTTATGAAAAAGATTATCTGAACAATGGTCGTCAAACATTGCTACAGCCAATTGAATGGACGAGTGATGACTGGTTCAGAATTCCAAAGAAAATTGATACTGAAAAGCCTATCAAAAAACCTTTTAAAACTGTTGAAAAATCAACCTTCTCCCTCAGCGATTCCTTCACAGGTAAATCCCTGGGATTACAATGGAAATTTTTTCAGGAATATGATACTACAAGGTTTCACTTTTCAGGGAATTCACTTGATATTAAAGGGAAAGGTGGTTTTACCGGTAATTGTTCACCATTGCTGTGTGTACCGTCCGACCATTCATATACTGCCGAAGTTGAAATGACAATTGAAGGTGAAGCAACTGGAGGGTTGGTGCTATTTTACAACAATAGTGCAAATTCAGGCATATTGGCAAATAGCAATGATGTAATAACCAATATGCGTGGATGGCACTTTTCATCTAATCCGAATGTGATTAACCGACATGTTTTTCTTCGACTGAGAAATATTGAAAATACAGTGGATATGTATTATAGCACTGATGGAAAGAACTGGATAAAAGGCGGAAGCTCTGTTGAAGTTTCATCACTCAATCACAATGCATTAAGTGGATTTATCAGTCTTCGGATTGGATTATGTGCCATAGGAAACGGAATAGTAAGCTTTAAAAATTTTAAATACGAAGCTGTACAACAAATTGGGTTTGAAAATTATTAA
- a CDS encoding TIM-barrel domain-containing protein yields the protein MKRISFFIVCLILANQLFAKGLVQKLDNGMKINPEGGAAKTIVISVINDKIIHVEASPVNSIPTVASLCVLPNAATKTNFQVINNHKFAQLTTAEITVKVTLSDGEITFFDKKGKVLLQEMKNGRNFKPFTVDADKGYTMQQIFAGTDGEAIYGLGQHQSDDFNYKNKSEELFQYNTKVSVPFIVSTANYGILWDNYSQSRYGDPRPYENLDSQFFLFDKTGKKGSFTATYTQKDGSTFTRNESQIDYEFIETTKKFPENFNFSGASIIWEGSIIANQTDIYKFNLYYAGYTKVYINDSLIVPERWRTSWNPNTYRFRFPLVKGKPAKIKLEWKPDGGVSYIGLKARNLSSIEKNGNISFWSEMGDKLDYYFVSGNSMDDVISGYRTLTGKASIMPDWAMGFWQSRERYKTQDELLGAVAEYRKRNIPIDNIVLDWSYWPEKEWGSHKFDLDRFPDAKAMIDSVHKQNAHIMISVWPKFYETTDNFKQFQNKGWMYMKAVKDSVRDWIGNGYVGSFYDAYSPDARKLFWNQMHDNLFTKGIDAWWMDASEPDIYSNSSVEYRKKLMHPTALGSSNKYFNAYALMNANAIYNGQRSVDNNKRVFLLTRSGFAGLQKYSTATWSGDIGTRWEDLKSQISAGLNFAMSGVPFWTMDIGGFCVEKRYEDGQKIFDKTGVENADLKEWRELNLRWFQFGSFAPLFRSHGQFPYREVYNLAPENHPVYKSLIFYDELRYKLMPYIYTLNGMAHFNDYTLMRSLVMSYTNDKNTYEIGDQFMFGPSLMVCPVYKYEARTRDVYFPTGTVWYDFYTGKTIQGGQKISVDAPLQHIPLFVPAGSILPVGPVKQYASEKKADDIEILVYAGKDGKFSLYEDEGVNYNYEKGYYSTITFDYNDAEGSLIIGKREGEFTGLLYNRVFRVKLIGKNGTDVKVVHYNGSKTVVKL from the coding sequence ATGAAACGAATTTCTTTTTTTATTGTATGCCTTATTCTTGCAAATCAACTATTTGCTAAAGGGCTGGTTCAAAAACTTGACAATGGGATGAAAATAAATCCTGAGGGTGGAGCGGCTAAAACTATTGTCATTTCAGTAATCAACGATAAAATTATACACGTTGAGGCAAGTCCGGTCAATAGTATTCCAACTGTTGCAAGTCTTTGCGTTTTACCTAATGCAGCAACCAAAACCAATTTTCAGGTTATCAATAATCACAAATTCGCGCAACTTACTACTGCTGAAATTACAGTGAAGGTGACATTATCAGACGGAGAAATCACTTTTTTCGATAAAAAAGGAAAAGTGCTGTTGCAGGAAATGAAAAATGGAAGAAATTTCAAACCATTTACTGTCGATGCTGATAAAGGCTATACCATGCAACAAATATTTGCAGGTACCGATGGTGAAGCAATTTATGGTTTGGGGCAACACCAATCCGACGATTTCAACTACAAAAACAAAAGTGAAGAACTTTTTCAATACAACACCAAAGTGTCGGTGCCTTTTATTGTATCTACAGCCAATTATGGCATTTTGTGGGACAACTACTCCCAAAGCAGATACGGCGACCCTCGTCCGTATGAAAACCTCGATAGTCAGTTTTTCCTGTTTGACAAAACCGGCAAAAAAGGCTCATTTACAGCTACTTATACTCAAAAAGATGGCTCTACCTTTACCCGAAACGAAAGTCAGATTGATTACGAATTTATCGAAACAACGAAAAAATTCCCTGAGAACTTTAATTTCAGTGGGGCTTCAATCATTTGGGAAGGATCTATAATTGCCAATCAAACTGATATTTACAAATTCAATTTATATTACGCAGGTTACACCAAAGTTTATATCAACGATTCGTTAATTGTTCCCGAAAGATGGCGAACCTCATGGAATCCGAATACCTATCGTTTCCGTTTTCCGCTCGTTAAAGGTAAACCTGCAAAAATCAAACTGGAATGGAAGCCCGATGGTGGTGTTTCGTACATAGGTTTGAAAGCCCGTAACTTGTCATCTATCGAGAAAAATGGCAATATCTCTTTTTGGTCTGAAATGGGAGACAAGCTGGATTATTATTTTGTGAGTGGGAACAGCATGGACGACGTTATCAGCGGTTATCGCACGCTAACCGGAAAAGCCAGCATTATGCCCGATTGGGCTATGGGTTTCTGGCAAAGTCGCGAGCGGTATAAAACCCAGGATGAATTGCTTGGAGCTGTTGCCGAATACCGCAAAAGAAATATTCCTATCGACAACATCGTGCTCGACTGGAGCTATTGGCCTGAAAAAGAATGGGGAAGCCATAAATTTGATCTTGATCGTTTTCCTGATGCAAAAGCGATGATTGATTCGGTTCACAAACAAAATGCTCATATCATGATTTCGGTTTGGCCAAAATTTTACGAAACAACCGATAATTTCAAACAGTTTCAGAATAAAGGCTGGATGTACATGAAGGCAGTGAAAGATTCTGTTCGCGATTGGATAGGAAACGGTTATGTTGGATCGTTTTACGATGCTTATAGCCCGGATGCGCGTAAACTTTTCTGGAATCAGATGCATGATAACCTGTTTACAAAAGGAATTGATGCTTGGTGGATGGATGCTTCCGAACCAGATATTTACTCCAATTCAAGTGTGGAATATCGTAAAAAACTGATGCACCCTACTGCTTTGGGAAGTTCTAACAAGTATTTCAATGCCTATGCTTTGATGAATGCCAATGCCATTTACAACGGTCAGCGTTCGGTCGATAACAACAAACGTGTATTTCTGCTTACCCGCTCGGGATTTGCCGGATTACAAAAATATTCTACAGCTACCTGGAGTGGTGATATTGGTACACGTTGGGAGGATTTAAAATCGCAAATATCTGCAGGACTGAATTTTGCCATGTCAGGTGTGCCATTCTGGACGATGGATATTGGGGGTTTCTGCGTGGAAAAAAGATATGAAGATGGTCAAAAAATATTCGATAAAACAGGCGTGGAAAATGCTGATTTAAAAGAATGGCGCGAGTTAAATCTACGCTGGTTTCAATTTGGGTCATTTGCTCCTTTATTCCGCAGCCATGGTCAGTTTCCTTACCGCGAAGTGTACAACCTGGCTCCCGAAAATCACCCTGTGTATAAAAGCTTAATATTTTACGATGAATTGCGCTACAAATTGATGCCTTACATTTACACGCTCAACGGAATGGCTCACTTCAACGATTACACTTTGATGCGTTCATTGGTAATGAGTTATACCAACGATAAAAACACCTATGAAATCGGCGATCAGTTTATGTTTGGTCCTTCGTTGATGGTTTGTCCGGTTTACAAGTACGAAGCCCGTACGCGCGATGTCTATTTCCCGACAGGAACAGTTTGGTACGATTTCTATACAGGAAAAACCATTCAGGGTGGACAAAAAATCAGTGTAGATGCACCATTGCAACATATACCTCTCTTTGTGCCTGCCGGAAGTATTCTTCCTGTTGGTCCTGTGAAACAATATGCTTCTGAGAAAAAAGCGGATGATATTGAAATATTGGTCTATGCCGGAAAAGATGGCAAATTCAGTTTGTACGAAGATGAAGGAGTAAATTACAATTACGAAAAAGGCTATTACTCAACCATAACTTTCGATTATAACGATGCCGAAGGTTCGCTGATTATTGGTAAACGCGAAGGTGAATTTACAGGCTTGCTTTACAATCGTGTTTTCAGAGTGAAATTAATCGGGAAAAATGGTACAGATGTAAAAGTTGTGCATTATAATGGCTCTAAAACTGTAGTGAAATTATAG